One genomic window of Paraburkholderia sp. BL23I1N1 includes the following:
- a CDS encoding antirestriction protein, with protein sequence MTTETQNRIASAVVPDELRLNVLPRFLGRHYLTGESLVYDWAARLCRTYQGGLWHFFTLSNGGFYMAPADSARVHVRWHLNGYSDMMGADAFGIVTTLFALCHLAENTLDDTVIGRYHQSREFATQHMEAANILRAID encoded by the coding sequence ATGACCACTGAAACCCAAAACCGTATTGCGTCTGCCGTCGTTCCCGACGAACTGCGCCTGAATGTCCTGCCCCGCTTCCTTGGCCGCCACTACCTGACCGGCGAATCGCTGGTGTATGACTGGGCCGCGCGCCTGTGCCGCACCTACCAGGGCGGCCTGTGGCACTTCTTCACACTGTCCAATGGCGGCTTCTACATGGCTCCCGCCGATTCGGCGCGCGTGCATGTGCGCTGGCACCTGAACGGGTACAGCGACATGATGGGCGCGGATGCCTTCGGCATCGTCACCACGCTCTTCGCGCTCTGCCACCTCGCGGAAAATACGCTCGACGACACCGTCATCGGGCGCTATCACCAGTCGCGTGAGTTCGCCACGCAGCACATGGAAGCCGCCAACATCCTTCGCGCCATCGACTGA
- a CDS encoding DUF3717 domain-containing protein yields MTDTLTIAEIEQAINYWCARQAPGENGALCGQARPLADVYGLMIYERATAIAVSRLTPEQRDAIRTALYQRELPL; encoded by the coding sequence ATGACTGACACCTTGACCATTGCCGAAATCGAACAGGCAATCAATTACTGGTGTGCCCGGCAGGCACCCGGCGAAAACGGCGCACTGTGCGGACAGGCGCGCCCGCTGGCTGACGTGTACGGCCTGATGATCTACGAGCGTGCAACGGCGATCGCCGTGTCCCGGCTCACGCCCGAACAGCGGGATGCGATCCGCACCGCGCTGTATCAGCGCGAGTTGCCCCTGTGA
- a CDS encoding sugar ABC transporter ATPase: MNRLLPQTIAVLAGCVTCFGTAHGAGSQEAQPCSAAAAANTNGPVVPQFFLPDQQGNPPKPTTTVRSFSARGCAGAVLKGEQGTARVGGDTIELKEGTVYLNGISYGAVTPVQTVEYDVTPDSRTLRVDGKARAPAP; this comes from the coding sequence ATGAACAGGCTATTGCCACAGACGATTGCCGTGCTGGCCGGATGCGTTACCTGTTTCGGAACCGCACATGGCGCCGGCAGCCAGGAGGCGCAGCCATGTAGCGCGGCAGCTGCCGCGAACACAAATGGCCCGGTTGTCCCGCAGTTTTTCCTCCCCGACCAGCAGGGAAACCCGCCGAAGCCGACAACAACAGTCCGCAGTTTTTCAGCTCGAGGTTGCGCTGGTGCAGTTTTGAAGGGCGAACAGGGAACCGCGCGGGTCGGGGGCGACACAATCGAACTGAAGGAAGGTACCGTCTACCTGAACGGTATTTCTTATGGTGCCGTCACTCCCGTGCAAACGGTCGAATACGACGTTACACCAGACAGCCGTACATTGCGGGTCGACGGCAAAGCCCGCGCCCCCGCGCCCTGA
- a CDS encoding type II toxin-antitoxin system RelE/ParE family toxin, producing the protein MSFRVRYAAAARDDLKRLYGFLVRRDVAAAERALEAIRSAIDVLRDFPFTCRKVDEANPFLRELVISFGDSGYVALFEIEGAQEGADEQDQPVRYVSILAVRHQREDDYH; encoded by the coding sequence GTGAGCTTCCGGGTCCGCTACGCTGCCGCCGCCCGCGACGACCTGAAACGGCTGTACGGCTTTCTGGTCAGGCGCGATGTCGCCGCGGCCGAACGCGCGCTCGAGGCCATCCGCAGTGCAATTGATGTGCTGCGTGATTTTCCGTTCACGTGCCGCAAGGTGGACGAGGCCAACCCGTTCCTGCGCGAGCTGGTTATTTCATTCGGGGATTCGGGCTATGTCGCGCTGTTCGAGATCGAGGGCGCGCAGGAGGGCGCAGATGAGCAGGATCAGCCTGTGCGGTACGTCAGCATCCTGGCGGTGCGACACCAGCGCGAAGATGACTATCACTGA
- a CDS encoding YlcI/YnfO family protein: MKTATMPPLRVDPELRQAAEAELHENESLSAFMEAALRESVARRRLQREFVARGLDARERARRDNDWIDADEVHAELQGMLEAARHAQ, from the coding sequence ATGAAAACTGCCACCATGCCGCCCCTGCGGGTCGACCCCGAGTTGCGGCAGGCCGCCGAGGCCGAGCTGCATGAAAATGAGTCGCTGTCAGCATTCATGGAAGCCGCGTTGCGCGAAAGCGTCGCGCGCCGGCGTCTGCAGCGCGAATTCGTCGCGCGAGGACTCGACGCCCGCGAGCGGGCGCGCCGTGACAACGACTGGATCGACGCAGACGAGGTTCACGCCGAACTGCAGGGGATGCTCGAGGCCGCGAGGCATGCGCAGTGA
- a CDS encoding RES family NAD+ phosphorylase, which produces MFTAWRVVTERYADTAFSGEGARLYGGRWNPKGVAMVYAAQTQSLALLEMLVQDSPLRARYVMIPARFPEKIVERIDPASLPRDWRDISARAELQQIGSAWQQKRTSAVLAVPSAVVPAESNYLLNPHHPDFALVVVGARDEWLTDPRLLRRAAAKGS; this is translated from the coding sequence ATGTTCACTGCATGGCGGGTGGTGACTGAACGATATGCGGATACCGCTTTTTCTGGCGAAGGAGCGCGATTGTACGGTGGCCGGTGGAATCCCAAGGGCGTCGCGATGGTATATGCGGCGCAGACGCAATCGCTCGCGCTGCTCGAGATGTTGGTCCAGGATTCACCGCTGCGTGCCCGCTATGTGATGATCCCGGCCCGCTTCCCCGAGAAAATCGTCGAACGTATCGATCCCGCCAGTTTGCCTCGCGACTGGCGGGACATTTCAGCGCGGGCCGAACTGCAGCAGATTGGATCGGCGTGGCAGCAGAAGCGAACCAGCGCAGTGTTGGCTGTGCCCAGTGCGGTCGTTCCTGCGGAATCCAATTATTTGCTCAATCCCCATCATCCGGACTTCGCGCTCGTCGTGGTTGGAGCGCGCGATGAGTGGTTGACCGACCCTCGGTTATTGCGGCGCGCGGCTGCAAAGGGATCGTGA
- a CDS encoding antitoxin Xre-like helix-turn-helix domain-containing protein, whose product MNVIEKVSADSLLGGRSVFPRSPRSGLEWVDVVRHGISSRALDAMLKSIGLSQAELAQALDIPERTLARRKREGVLSREESAKLLRLARVAARAAEVFDNLDLALAWLKTPVAALEDATPLSLVDTDIGTDSVMDTLGRIEHGVFA is encoded by the coding sequence GTGAACGTCATCGAGAAGGTATCCGCCGATTCATTGCTGGGAGGACGGTCGGTATTTCCGCGTTCTCCCCGATCCGGCCTTGAATGGGTGGACGTGGTCCGCCACGGCATTTCGTCGCGGGCGCTGGACGCGATGCTCAAGTCTATCGGCCTTTCGCAAGCAGAACTGGCGCAGGCGCTCGATATCCCGGAGCGTACCTTGGCGCGTCGGAAGCGGGAAGGCGTGTTGAGCCGTGAGGAGTCAGCCAAGCTGCTGCGACTCGCGCGTGTCGCCGCGCGCGCTGCTGAGGTATTCGACAATCTCGACCTGGCACTGGCCTGGCTTAAGACGCCGGTTGCTGCCCTGGAAGACGCCACGCCACTGAGTCTTGTTGATACCGACATTGGCACGGATAGCGTGATGGATACGCTGGGACGCATCGAGCATGGCGTGTTTGCGTGA
- a CDS encoding replication initiation protein, whose protein sequence is MSTAVSTSATSRQMSLELFEEMLATDTPIHKSTKEIGYQRNNVFVDVTDVGVTARRLLDAAHFIVAQEPTTPKYYDVELSYFRWLMRYDSYNYKHLRSVVSEAQKALIQVTAAPQGSTAPENEKWVSVQLLGIVGIDKGRITFEVPQPLIRHIKDPEKSHWLSLRITSAFTLTYARAIYDHIIAYVTDGITDWFELDVIRNWPGKAGSSATVFKYFKRDSLEPAVKQINEVSDIELSYETRTESPKSKKIDRIRFRLSRKEGADTVRASLIGLKETYTTLKNEFAFTEKQFSVISQNRAIWSDERILDAIEYTRAKIDDAKVTKSPAGYLMKAITEGYKLSEAERRMKTVLAQKATEEQAEVTARATTRIAVEANSAAREEEAKLRLADEVSAGREAFNQADARARKDFMRAYIASPSGKLAIKRLKFDVATIGEADVLNHADLSFAFYHFVYLRNKPKAARARA, encoded by the coding sequence ATGTCAACCGCCGTATCGACAAGCGCAACATCGCGCCAGATGTCGCTCGAACTGTTTGAGGAGATGTTGGCAACCGACACGCCGATCCATAAGTCAACTAAGGAAATCGGCTATCAGCGGAACAACGTTTTCGTTGATGTCACTGACGTCGGGGTCACGGCGCGTCGCCTGCTTGATGCAGCGCACTTCATCGTGGCGCAGGAGCCGACCACACCAAAATATTACGACGTCGAGCTGAGCTATTTCAGGTGGCTCATGCGTTACGACAGCTACAATTACAAGCATCTGAGATCAGTCGTATCCGAAGCACAGAAGGCACTCATCCAGGTGACCGCGGCCCCGCAGGGTAGCACCGCACCTGAAAACGAAAAATGGGTATCCGTGCAACTGCTCGGCATTGTCGGTATCGACAAGGGACGCATAACGTTTGAAGTCCCGCAACCGCTCATCCGCCACATCAAGGATCCAGAAAAGTCGCACTGGTTGAGCCTTCGCATCACGTCGGCCTTCACTCTTACTTACGCACGTGCAATCTATGACCACATCATTGCGTATGTGACGGACGGCATCACGGATTGGTTTGAACTCGATGTGATCCGAAACTGGCCCGGCAAAGCAGGCTCCAGCGCAACAGTCTTCAAGTATTTCAAGCGGGACAGTCTCGAGCCTGCGGTAAAGCAAATCAACGAAGTCTCTGACATCGAGCTCAGCTACGAGACGCGCACCGAAAGCCCGAAGTCCAAGAAGATTGACCGGATACGTTTCAGGCTTTCCAGGAAAGAAGGGGCCGATACCGTCCGTGCGAGCTTGATTGGGTTGAAGGAAACCTACACCACGTTAAAAAACGAATTCGCCTTCACCGAAAAGCAGTTCAGTGTCATCTCGCAGAACCGCGCCATCTGGTCCGATGAACGCATCCTTGATGCAATCGAATACACTCGCGCAAAGATTGATGACGCGAAGGTGACAAAGAGTCCTGCGGGCTATCTGATGAAGGCCATCACTGAGGGCTACAAGCTTTCAGAGGCTGAGCGCCGGATGAAAACGGTACTGGCCCAGAAAGCCACGGAAGAGCAGGCCGAGGTAACTGCCAGAGCGACGACGAGAATAGCCGTTGAAGCGAACAGTGCAGCTCGTGAGGAAGAAGCCAAGCTGCGATTGGCCGATGAGGTCAGCGCTGGTCGCGAAGCTTTCAACCAGGCGGACGCACGGGCAAGGAAAGACTTCATGCGCGCGTACATTGCGTCTCCTTCTGGCAAGCTGGCCATCAAGCGTCTCAAGTTCGACGTAGCGACCATTGGCGAAGCAGACGTGCTTAACCACGCGGACCTTTCCTTCGCCTTCTACCATTTCGTGTACCTGCGCAACAAACCCAAGGCAGCCCGAGCGCGCGCCTGA
- a CDS encoding ParA family protein — translation MSKAEFPAITRRVTLGELAGFAETLNTLTEDLRNSILTPKPRKSAPSFTTAEVAELCGMDRTKIHYQATREGSTLPAGEASGTGRSRHFTLAEARTYVQQLSEIYQSPLVTGSRGADGKVILVANFKGGSTKTTTSMCLAQGLSLRGRRVLAIDLDPQASLSELCGLYAEKEVDEDSTVLPFIYDQTIEGGLSSFIKQTYWDGLDVIAAHPSLFSAEFYIPSMLKAKPSFQFWAILREGLASLRSKYDYIILDTAPSLSYLTLNALMAADSMVMPLVPESLDFISSVSFWGLFSDIAGNFMEREANKAYDFISIILSKVDNSPTSSASVVRPWTQRAYGDWLTTTEIPASSAMSSGALALSTVFDLSKKDASSKTVERVRQPLREYCKWIDDMYVEQWRLGK, via the coding sequence ATGTCCAAAGCAGAATTCCCGGCAATTACGCGAAGAGTGACCTTGGGTGAACTTGCGGGTTTCGCGGAGACGCTTAATACGCTCACGGAAGACTTGCGTAACAGTATCCTGACGCCGAAACCGCGAAAATCGGCTCCCTCATTTACTACGGCGGAGGTCGCCGAACTTTGCGGAATGGACCGCACGAAGATTCATTACCAGGCCACAAGGGAAGGGAGCACCCTGCCAGCGGGTGAGGCATCGGGTACCGGTCGTAGTCGCCATTTCACACTGGCGGAGGCACGGACGTACGTGCAGCAGTTATCTGAAATATATCAGTCGCCGCTGGTCACCGGGTCGCGCGGTGCGGACGGGAAGGTCATCCTCGTCGCCAACTTCAAAGGCGGTTCGACCAAAACGACGACATCAATGTGTCTTGCGCAGGGATTGTCGCTCCGCGGTCGGCGGGTGCTCGCCATCGACTTGGACCCACAGGCATCACTTTCCGAGCTTTGCGGCCTGTATGCAGAGAAGGAGGTTGATGAGGATTCGACCGTTTTGCCCTTCATCTATGACCAGACGATCGAAGGCGGGCTGTCATCATTCATCAAGCAGACCTACTGGGACGGTCTGGACGTCATCGCAGCCCACCCTTCCTTGTTCAGTGCGGAGTTCTACATCCCGTCGATGCTCAAGGCTAAGCCCAGCTTCCAATTCTGGGCAATCCTCCGGGAAGGTCTCGCGTCGCTACGCAGCAAGTACGACTACATCATCCTCGACACGGCGCCTTCATTGTCCTACCTGACGCTCAATGCGTTGATGGCTGCGGATTCGATGGTCATGCCGCTGGTTCCGGAAAGCCTCGACTTCATTAGTTCTGTGTCTTTCTGGGGGCTATTCTCCGACATCGCCGGTAACTTCATGGAGAGGGAGGCCAATAAGGCCTACGATTTTATTTCGATCATCCTTTCAAAGGTCGATAACAGCCCGACTTCGTCGGCTTCTGTGGTTCGTCCATGGACTCAACGGGCCTATGGCGACTGGCTTACGACAACCGAAATTCCGGCAAGCTCGGCAATGAGTAGCGGCGCGCTTGCATTGTCGACGGTGTTTGACCTGAGCAAGAAGGACGCAAGTTCGAAAACTGTCGAGCGGGTTCGTCAGCCGCTCAGGGAATACTGCAAGTGGATTGACGATATGTACGTCGAACAGTGGAGACTCGGCAAATGA
- a CDS encoding ParB/RepB/Spo0J family partition protein, giving the protein MNIRARMAEQTANLRAASDIPKDEVTASRQTNDKPKTGPGMAAALAAANIKIQELEARGAQSVLPVSEIVPNPWQPRRVFNEAKLAELAESIREVGLLQPIVVRRAESAYQIVAGERRWRSHKLVGLEEIKVLVVNCTDQDMAVLALVENIGRDDLADYEISISIRRTEKEFPNRTRLAEAVGMSRRGLYRYLAFDTLPAFITSDLDINPTLIGGNAADAIANVIKKHGEKAVAAARELWPEVVSGNLDQGKYAPAIAALVGRRVSSKTARERSIEKFFAGKNHAGSITKDVNSFTVKIKTGVLSDAQETRIRQVISELFNGAPLE; this is encoded by the coding sequence ATGAATATCCGTGCTCGAATGGCTGAGCAGACTGCCAATCTGCGCGCTGCTTCAGATATCCCGAAAGACGAAGTTACAGCCTCTAGGCAAACGAACGATAAGCCGAAGACCGGACCGGGGATGGCTGCTGCCCTGGCTGCGGCCAATATCAAGATTCAGGAACTGGAAGCGCGCGGCGCGCAATCAGTGCTACCTGTGTCAGAGATAGTGCCGAACCCTTGGCAGCCTCGGAGGGTTTTCAACGAGGCGAAGCTAGCTGAACTCGCAGAGTCGATTCGCGAGGTCGGGCTGTTACAACCGATCGTTGTTCGCCGAGCGGAGTCTGCTTATCAGATTGTTGCGGGCGAGCGGCGTTGGCGCTCACACAAGCTGGTGGGACTAGAGGAAATCAAAGTCCTCGTCGTTAATTGCACGGACCAGGATATGGCGGTGCTGGCTCTGGTGGAAAACATCGGTCGAGATGACTTGGCCGACTATGAGATTTCCATCTCTATTCGCCGTACCGAAAAGGAATTTCCGAATCGCACTCGTTTGGCCGAAGCTGTCGGCATGAGCCGTCGAGGACTGTACAGATACCTAGCATTCGACACCCTACCCGCGTTCATCACAAGCGACCTCGATATCAATCCGACGCTCATTGGTGGCAATGCCGCCGACGCGATCGCGAACGTCATCAAGAAGCATGGTGAGAAAGCGGTGGCCGCTGCCCGCGAACTTTGGCCGGAGGTCGTATCGGGAAACCTGGATCAAGGTAAATACGCGCCGGCGATCGCTGCCCTGGTCGGCCGTCGCGTATCTAGCAAGACGGCTCGCGAGCGCTCAATTGAGAAGTTTTTTGCGGGAAAGAATCACGCAGGCAGCATTACCAAGGACGTGAACAGCTTCACCGTAAAAATCAAAACGGGCGTCCTGTCAGATGCACAGGAGACCCGCATCCGCCAAGTCATAAGCGAGTTGTTTAACGGCGCGCCTCTTGAATGA
- a CDS encoding DUF6429 family protein, translating into MNIDTDAIDEVALALLYLTLHDQYRAWKGFDWEVLNRLYEKGLICDPVNKTKSVVFTEEGLCESERLFRQHFVIPDRTNG; encoded by the coding sequence ATGAATATCGATACCGACGCAATCGACGAAGTCGCCCTGGCACTTCTCTACCTGACGCTGCACGATCAGTACCGCGCCTGGAAGGGCTTCGACTGGGAGGTCCTGAATCGCCTTTACGAAAAGGGCCTCATCTGCGACCCGGTCAACAAGACGAAGTCGGTGGTCTTTACCGAGGAAGGGTTATGTGAGTCCGAGCGCCTATTCAGGCAGCATTTCGTTATCCCGGACCGCACGAACGGCTGA
- a CDS encoding sigma factor-like helix-turn-helix DNA-binding protein has product MLRTRSALKTASDHTFEEQGTKLDLAHGRIRQIESRAMRKRMLPGRVDKLRQFLDL; this is encoded by the coding sequence GTGCTCCGGACGCGTTCCGCGCTCAAAACAGCGTCCGACCATACGTTCGAGGAGCAGGGCACAAAGCTCGACCTGGCACACGGACGGATCCGGCAGATCGAAAGCAGGGCGATGCGAAAACGGATGCTCCCGGGTCGGGTCGACAAGCTAAGGCAATTTCTCGACCTTTGA
- a CDS encoding DUF2844 domain-containing protein, whose amino-acid sequence MRAIYRTGIARATLVVTCALSLPAQAALGERVSSVGSGQVRMHATARGATSKIAYTVHLITLPSGTVVREYVAANGIVFGVAWEGPTLPNLRAALGEAFDQYAAANATRRASPLAVSNDTLVVCSGGHLRAFAGYAYLPQALPAGVDASVIQ is encoded by the coding sequence ATGAGAGCGATATATCGTACCGGCATTGCTCGTGCAACGCTCGTGGTGACTTGTGCGCTGTCTTTACCCGCACAGGCCGCCCTTGGTGAAAGAGTCAGCAGCGTAGGCAGCGGCCAGGTTCGCATGCATGCCACGGCACGCGGCGCCACATCGAAAATCGCGTACACGGTGCATCTGATTACGCTGCCGTCGGGCACCGTGGTGCGCGAGTATGTAGCGGCGAACGGAATCGTGTTCGGCGTCGCGTGGGAAGGCCCGACCTTGCCGAACCTGAGGGCTGCACTGGGCGAGGCTTTCGATCAATACGCCGCGGCCAACGCGACGCGCCGGGCAAGCCCGCTTGCCGTTTCGAACGATACGCTGGTGGTGTGCTCGGGCGGCCATTTACGTGCGTTCGCGGGTTACGCGTATCTGCCGCAAGCGCTCCCCGCTGGCGTCGACGCCAGCGTCATTCAATAG
- a CDS encoding DUF3443 domain-containing protein, with amino-acid sequence MRAPGLLLNSDWLLKLLTATLLAALVVGCGGGGGSSSSSGTSAPAQSLTNISPAPQALASNAAAVTVDFGVIGVPNIPFVSVTLCVPGTTQCQTIDHVQVDTGSSGLRVFATQLPVSLALPQEQDGAGNPLAECMQFFDGYTWGSVRLADVQISGEKAASLPIQVIDQDYSATPSDCSSVGASRNTPTSLASNGVLGIGVFKHDCGPACMQNAVPATYYSCVGTSCTSIAVAENVQVANPIPYFATDNNGSSLLLPAASSSVEASLSGQLVFGIGTQSNNGLGSAQVIEVSPSTGTFSTVQNGTTYSRSVMDSGSTGLFFRTSALPICATPNNAFYCPASTQQMSAMIEGVNGAISAVSFDVGNAAELRLNHAGDSVMPLLAGPEFGTPTMFVWGMPFFYGRNIYTAVEQQSTPGGKGPYIAY; translated from the coding sequence ATGCGCGCTCCGGGTTTGCTCCTTAATTCAGATTGGCTTTTAAAGCTGCTCACCGCTACGTTGCTTGCGGCGTTGGTGGTCGGATGCGGCGGCGGTGGTGGGAGCAGCAGTTCATCCGGCACGTCGGCACCCGCGCAATCGCTCACGAATATATCCCCCGCGCCCCAAGCGCTAGCCTCTAACGCAGCAGCAGTGACTGTCGATTTCGGCGTAATCGGTGTGCCGAATATACCCTTCGTCAGCGTCACGCTGTGCGTGCCGGGCACCACGCAGTGTCAAACCATTGATCACGTGCAAGTCGACACGGGCTCCTCGGGGCTGCGCGTGTTCGCCACTCAATTGCCGGTGTCTTTGGCACTGCCGCAGGAGCAGGATGGCGCTGGCAATCCGCTTGCCGAATGCATGCAGTTCTTCGACGGTTATACATGGGGCTCGGTGCGGCTTGCCGATGTACAGATCTCCGGTGAAAAAGCCGCGTCGCTGCCGATTCAGGTGATCGATCAGGACTATAGCGCAACGCCGTCGGACTGCAGCAGTGTCGGCGCGTCGCGGAACACCCCTACGAGTCTGGCGTCCAACGGAGTGCTCGGCATTGGCGTGTTCAAGCACGATTGCGGTCCGGCCTGCATGCAGAATGCAGTGCCTGCGACCTACTACAGTTGCGTCGGGACCAGTTGCACGTCGATCGCCGTCGCCGAAAACGTGCAGGTTGCCAATCCGATTCCCTACTTCGCGACCGATAACAACGGTTCGAGTTTGCTGTTGCCAGCCGCGTCGTCAAGCGTCGAAGCCTCGCTCAGCGGGCAATTGGTGTTTGGCATTGGCACACAGAGCAATAACGGTTTGGGCAGTGCGCAGGTGATCGAGGTCAGTCCGTCCACCGGCACGTTCAGCACAGTGCAAAATGGCACGACCTACTCGAGGAGCGTCATGGACAGCGGCTCGACCGGGCTCTTCTTTCGAACCAGCGCGCTACCAATCTGCGCGACTCCAAACAACGCGTTTTACTGCCCTGCATCGACCCAGCAGATGAGCGCAATGATTGAAGGTGTGAATGGAGCGATCAGTGCTGTCTCATTTGATGTAGGTAATGCTGCGGAGCTCAGGCTGAATCATGCCGGCGATTCGGTGATGCCGCTGCTTGCCGGTCCGGAATTCGGCACCCCGACGATGTTCGTCTGGGGCATGCCATTTTTCTACGGGCGTAACATCTATACTGCCGTCGAGCAACAATCGACGCCTGGAGGAAAGGGGCCATATATTGCGTACTGA
- a CDS encoding response regulator transcription factor yields the protein MRIAILESDATALDCALEILSSAGHLCFGALCDKTLHRLLNQVPVDLVMLDWVAPDALRYDTLRCLCRYGSVIPVVLCVTSRTSHQVIAAGLKSGANICLEKPLGSAQSLAHIHAFGAS from the coding sequence ATGAGAATCGCCATCCTAGAATCCGATGCCACGGCACTTGACTGTGCGCTCGAAATCCTGTCATCCGCTGGGCATCTCTGTTTTGGCGCGCTATGCGACAAAACATTGCACAGGCTGCTCAACCAGGTGCCGGTCGATCTGGTGATGCTCGATTGGGTGGCGCCGGATGCGCTCCGATACGATACATTGCGCTGTCTGTGCAGATATGGATCCGTGATCCCCGTTGTCCTGTGCGTGACGTCGCGCACGTCGCACCAAGTGATCGCCGCGGGGCTGAAGAGTGGCGCAAACATCTGCCTCGAGAAGCCGCTCGGCAGCGCGCAGTCGCTTGCGCACATTCACGCTTTTGGGGCGTCGTAG
- a CDS encoding helix-turn-helix domain-containing protein: MNDDPQHTAIPLSRLLSPPEPPTLAQGIVHSNFSVQGDARQSFLAWQERMSSVYDIQPSSKQAEDTFDSSLSRYTIDNLSLFDFRTAPNLAVRSLGRVSTESVRDITFSVFLEGPPSQFVGGKPQLDAPHIPQVPSILALDMDRPCTIRSFHGRLLLLFVPRALVEQSFPDAASLHGRWIHATTPLTRLLIEHLVALKRQIVGLSKEEAHHSFLTAVELLVAAFSRQAGLSGNSRAAVRAAVYGQVRRYVETHLHDPDLSPDSVLASLYLSRASVYRIFEHEGGLAAYIRSRRLRTAADELVRFPHMEVQDIAAGLGFNEASSFTRAFRRAFDIAPRDLHEYAPLLQRENASRERFT, from the coding sequence TTGAACGACGACCCGCAACACACAGCAATACCGCTAAGCCGCTTGTTGTCGCCGCCGGAGCCGCCAACGCTTGCTCAGGGCATCGTGCACAGCAATTTCAGCGTTCAAGGCGACGCCCGTCAAAGCTTCCTGGCCTGGCAGGAGCGTATGAGTTCCGTCTACGACATCCAGCCTTCGTCAAAGCAGGCTGAGGACACGTTCGATTCATCGCTGTCCCGTTACACGATCGATAACCTGAGCCTCTTCGACTTCCGCACCGCACCGAACCTGGCCGTGCGATCGTTGGGTCGAGTTTCGACCGAGAGCGTTCGCGACATCACCTTTAGCGTGTTCCTTGAAGGGCCACCGTCGCAGTTCGTCGGCGGCAAGCCACAACTCGATGCGCCGCATATACCGCAAGTGCCAAGTATCCTCGCGCTGGACATGGATCGCCCGTGCACAATCCGGAGTTTTCACGGTCGGCTACTGCTCCTCTTTGTGCCGCGCGCGCTGGTGGAACAATCGTTCCCCGATGCAGCCTCGCTGCATGGCCGTTGGATCCACGCCACCACGCCTTTGACGCGCCTACTCATTGAGCATCTGGTGGCGCTCAAGCGGCAAATCGTTGGACTGAGCAAGGAGGAAGCGCATCACTCCTTTCTCACTGCGGTAGAACTACTCGTCGCCGCTTTCAGCCGTCAAGCGGGTCTCTCCGGCAACAGCCGCGCTGCGGTACGTGCCGCAGTCTATGGACAAGTGCGGCGATATGTCGAGACTCATCTGCACGATCCGGATTTGTCGCCTGACAGCGTGTTGGCATCGCTGTATCTCTCGCGCGCCAGCGTGTATCGTATCTTTGAGCATGAAGGTGGCCTGGCCGCTTATATCCGGAGCCGCAGGCTGCGAACGGCGGCCGATGAACTGGTGCGCTTTCCGCATATGGAGGTACAGGACATTGCCGCGGGCTTGGGTTTCAATGAAGCGTCGAGCTTTACGCGTGCATTCCGTCGCGCCTTCGACATCGCGCCGCGGGATTTGCACGAGTACGCGCCGTTGCTCCAGCGCGAAAATGCGAGCCGGGAGCGCTTCACCTAA